A genomic stretch from Kogia breviceps isolate mKogBre1 chromosome 1, mKogBre1 haplotype 1, whole genome shotgun sequence includes:
- the ATP1A1 gene encoding sodium/potassium-transporting ATPase subunit alpha-1, whose protein sequence is MGKGVGRDKYEPAAVSEHGDKKKAKKERDMDELKKEVSMDDHKLSLDELHRKYGTDLSRGLTPARAAEILARDGPNALTPPPTTPEWVKFCRQLFGGFSMLLWIGAILCFLAYGIQAATEEEPQNDNLYLGVVLSAVVIITGCFSYYQEAKSSKIMESFKNMVPQQALVIRNGEKLSINAEEVVVGDLVEVKGGDRIPADLRIISANGCKVDNSSLTGESEPQTRSPDFTNENPLETRNIAFFSTNCVEGTARGIVVYTGDRTVMGRIATLASGLEGGQTPIAAEIEHFIHIITGVAVFLGVSFFILSLILEYTWLEAVIFLIGIIVANVPEGLLATVTVCLTLTAKRMARKNCLVKNLEAVETLGSTSTICSDKTGTLTQNRMTVAHMWFDNQIHEADTTENQSGVSFDKTSATWLALSRIAGLCNRAVFQANQENLPILKRAVAGDASESALLKCIELCCGSVKEMRERYTKIVEIPFNSTNKYQLSIHKNPNTAEPRHLLVMKGAPERILDRCSSILIHGKEQPLDEELKDAFQNAYLELGGLGERVLGFCHLFLPDEQFPEGFQFDTDDVNFPVDNLCFVGLISMIDPPRAAVPDAVGKCRSAGIKVIMVTGDHPITAKAIAKGVGIISEGNETVEDIAARLNIPVSQVNPRDAKACVVHGSDLKDMTSEQLDDILKYHTEIVFARTSPQQKLIIVEGCQRQGAIVAVTGDGVNDSPALKKADIGVAMGIAGSDVSKQAADMILLDDNFASIVTGVEEGRLIFDNLKKSIAYTLTSNIPEITPFLIFIIANIPLPLGTVTILCIDLGTDMVPAISLAYEQAESDIMKRQPRNPQTDKLVNERLISMAYGQIGMIQALGGFFTYFVIMAENGFLPTHLLGVRVDWDDRWINDVEDSYGQQWTYEQRKIVEFTCHTAFFVSIVVVQWADLVICKTRRNSVFQQGMKNKILIFGLFEETALAAFLSYCPGMGVALRMYPLKPTWWFCAFPYSLLIFVYDEVRKLIIRRRPGGWVEKETYY, encoded by the exons ATGGGGAAGGGG GTTGGACGTGATAAATATGAACCCGCAGCTGTCTCAGAGCATGGCGACAAAAAGAAGGCCAAGAAAGAGAGGGATATGGATGAGCTGAAGAAAGAAGTTTCTATG GATGACCATAAACTTAGCCTTGATGAGCTTCATCGCAAATACGGAACAGACTTGAGCCGA GGCTTAACACCTGCCCGAGCTGCTGAGATCCTGGCCCGAGACGGTCCCAATGCCCTCACTCCCCCTCCCACGACCCCCGAATGGGTCAAGTTCTGTCGGCAACTGTTCGGGGGTTTCTCAATGTTACTGTGGATTGGAGCAATTCTTTGTTTCTTGGCCTATGGCATCCAAGCTGCTACAGAAGAGGAACCTCAAAATGATAAT CTGTATCTTGGTGTGGTGCTGTCCGCCGTCGTCATCATAACTGGGTGTTTCTCCTACTATCAAGAAGCTAAAAGCTCAAAGATCATGGAGTCCTTCAAAAACATGGTTCCTCAG CAAGCCCTCGTGATTCGAAACGGTGAAAAACTGAGCATAAATGCAGAAGAAGTTGTCGTCGGGGATCTGGTGGAAGTGAAGGGAGGGGATCGAATCCCCGCCGACCTCAGAATCATCTCCGCGAACGGCTGCAAG GTGGATAACTCCTCACTCACTGGAGAATCAGAGCCGCAGACCAGGTCTCCGGATTTCACCAATGAAAACCCCCTGGAGACACGGAACATTGCCTTTTTTTCAACCAACTGCGTTGAAG GTACTGCACGTGGCATTGTCGTGTACACGGGGGATCGCACCGTGATGGGTAGAATCGCCACGCTCGCTTCTGGGCTGGAAGGGGGCCAGACTCCCATCGCCGCGGAAATTGAACATTTTATCCACATCATCACGGGTGTGGCCGTGTTCCTGGGCGTGTcattcttcatcctttctctgatCCTTGAGTACACCTGGCTTGAGGCCGTCATCTTCCTCATCGGCATCATTGTAGCCAACGTGCCAGAAGGTTTGCTGGCCACCGTCACG GTGTGCCTGACTCTGACCGCCAAGCGCATGGCCAGGAAGAACTGCTTAGTGAAGAACCTGGAGGCTGTGGAGACCTTGGGGTCCACGTCCACCATCTGCTCAGACAAAACCGGAACTCTGACCCAGAACCGGATGACGGTGGCCCACATGTGGTTCGACAATCAGATCCACGAGGCCGACACGACGGAGAATCAGAGTG GTGTTTCATTCGACAAGACCTCGGCCACCTGGCTCGCTCTGTCCAGGATTGCAGGGCTTTGTAACAGGGCCGTGTTTCAGGCTAACCAGGAGAACCTGCCTATCCTGAAG CGGGCCGTTGCAGGCGATGCGTCCGAGTCTGCGCTCCTGAAGTGCATTGAGCTGTGCTGCGGTTCTgtgaaggagatgagagagagataCACCAAGATCGTCGAGATACCCTTCAACTCCACCAACAAGTACCAG CTGTCCATCCACAAGAACCCCAACACGGCTGAGCCCCGGCACCTGCTGGTGATGaaaggtgccccagaaaggatcctGGACCGCTGCAGCTCCATCCTCATCCATGGCAAGGAGCAGCCTCTGGACGAGGAGCTGAAGGACGCCTTTCAGAATGCCTACCTGGAGCTGGGTGGTCTTGGAGAGCGCGTGTTGG gTTTCTGCCACCTTTTCCTGCCAGATGAACAGTTTCCCGAAGGCTTCCAGTTTGACACCGACGATGTGAATTTCCCTGTTGATAATCTCTGCTTCGTGGGGCTCATCTCCATGATCGACCCACCACGGGCTGCTGTCCCTGATGCTGTGGGCAAATGTCGAAGTGCTGGAATTAAG GTCATCATGGTCACCGGAGACCATCCAATCACGGCCAAAGCCATTGCCAAAGGTGTGGGCATCATCTCGGAAGGAAACGAGACCGTAGAAGACATCGCTGCCCGCCTCAACATCCCAGTGAGCCAGGTGAACCCCAG GGATGCCAAGGCCTGTGTGGTACATGGAAGCGATCTGAAGGACATGACTTCTGAGCAGCTGGATGACATTCTGAAGTACCACACGGAGATCGTGTTTGCCAGGACCTCTCCGCAGCAGAAGCTCATCATTGTGGAAGGCTGCCAGAGACAG GGCGCCATCGTGGCTGTAACTGGTGATGGTGTCAATGACTCTCCGGCTTTGAAGAAGGCTGACATCGGGGTTGCCATGGGGATTGCTGGCTCAGACGTGTCTAAGCAAGCTGCTGACATGATTCTCCTGGATGACAACTTTGCCTCAATCGTGACTGGAGTAGAGGAAG GTCGTCTGATTTTTGATAACTTGAAGAAATCCATTGCCTACACCCTCACCAGTAACATTCCAGAGATCACCCCCTTCCTGATATTTATTATTGCAAACATTCCACTAcccctggggactgtcaccatcCTCTGCATCGACTTGGGAACAGACATG GTTCCTGCCATCTCCCTGGCTTATGAGCAGGCTGAGAGCGACATCATGAAGAGACAGCCCAGAAACCCCCAAACGGACAAACTTGTGAACGAGCGGTTGATCAGCATGGCCTACGGACAGATTG GTAtgatccaggccctggggggctTCTTCACTTACTTTGTGATTATGGCTGAGAACGGCTTCCTCCCGACTCACCTGCTGGGCGTCCGAGTAGACTGGGATGACCGCTGGATCAACGACGTGGAAGATAGCTACGGGCAGCAGTGG ACCTACGAACAGAGGAAGATCGTGGAGTTCACCTGCCACACAGCCTTCTTTGTCAGCatcgtggtggtgcagtgggccGACTTGGTCATCTGCAAGACCAGGAGGAATTCTGTCTTCCAGCAGGGGATGAA GAACAAGATCTTAATATTTGGCCTCTTTGAAGAGACGGCCCTTGCTGCTTTCCTTTCCTACTGCCCTGGAATGGGTGTTGCCCTGAGGATGTATCCCCTCAA